From the Apis cerana isolate GH-2021 linkage group LG3, AcerK_1.0, whole genome shotgun sequence genome, one window contains:
- the LOC133665792 gene encoding uncharacterized protein LOC133665792 isoform X2 yields MAQRSITSFFSTVNSKDKIESNNASTDRNSPKNGKRKRNNSKSSDSISPSPIKKSESSLKQKSTPKIKLLSNETSIENEKKKTKTPTSSKKKKKIEKLAKTPKKTNIKKILKDTINVKEKKENELIVKNKIESSPEFKSSEIYWKNMIIK; encoded by the exons ATGGCCCAACGTAGTATAAC ATCGTTTTTCTCAACAGTGAattcgaaagataaaattgaatccaACAATGCAAG CACGGATCGAAACAGTCCAAAAAATggcaaaagaaagagaaataatagtaaaagtaGTGACAGTATcag TCCTTCTCCTATCAAAAAATCAGAAAGTTccttaaaacaaaaatcaacaCCAAAAATTAAGCTATTATCTAATGAAACAtctatagaaaatgaaaagaaaaaaactaaaacacCAACTagttctaaaaagaaaaaaaaaattgaaaaattagcgAAAACTcctaaaaaaactaatataaaaaagatactgaaagatacaataaatgtaaaagaaaaaaaagaaaatgagttgattgtaaaaaataaaatagaatcaagTCCTGAATTTAAATCTTCAGAAATTTATTGGaagaatatgataataaaataa
- the LOC107997305 gene encoding THO complex subunit 6 homolog, translated as MKINQEVMTDTINQKLFYNTVLSQTFSPDGNYLLAGNIYGDISVFELSKALGPHKVEENELQGPNYHFTAHSNQQIESMISTDNFLVTGTSGEICGWDWKIITSSKNPKNKVSWTIQLPVNKDSYEKPDVNYLVYSKLNNLLYAGCGDNNIYVISLEDGRILKSLEGHTDYIHCLSLMGNQLASCSEDGTVRLWDLRKKENTNILTPHLVDKVARPRLGKWIGAIDFTDDWLLCGGGPNLSLWHMRTMEAATVFDLPDEGIHVANIYEERVIAAGSAPHVYHLTYQGEMLAKVPTSSNTVYSIIYQETPQKVFSIAGSSNNLDICTNFNYRELILKFA; from the exons atgaaaattaatcaagaaGTGATGACAGATACGATTaatcaaaagttattttataatactgtATTGTCACAAACATTTTCTCCAgatggaaattatttattggctggaaatatttatggagatatttcagtttttga GTTATCAAAAGCTTTAGGACCACATAAAgttgaagaaaatgaattacaaGGTCCTAATTATCACTTCACTGCTCATTCCAATCAACAGATAGAAAGTATGATTTCAACAGACAATTTTTTAGTAACAGGAACATCAGGAGAAATATGTGGATgggattggaaaataattacttcaagtaaaaatccaaaaaataaagtttcatgGACTATACAACTTCCTGTTAATAA ggaTAGTTATGAAAAACcagatgtaaattatttagtatattctaaattaaataatcttctaTATGCTGGTTGTGgtgataacaatatttatgtaattagtTTAGAAGATggtagaatattaaaaagcttAGAAGGACATACAGATTACATTCATTGTCTATCTTTAAT ggGTAATCAGTTAGCTTCATGCAGCGAAGATGGAACAGTGAGATTATGGGATTtacggaaaaaagaaaatactaatatattaacacctCATTTAGTAGACAAAGTTGCAAGACCAAGATTAGGCAAATGGATTGGTGCTATAGATTTCACAGATGATTGGCtg TTATGTGGAGGTGGtccaaatttatctttatggCATATGCGCACGATGGAAGCAGCCACTGTATTCGATCTTCCAGATGAAGGTATCCATGTAGCAAATATTTATGAAGAGCGTGTAATAGCCGCTGGATCAGCGCCTCATGTTTATCACCTTACTTATCAAGGAGAAATGTTGGCTAAAGTGCCAACTTCCAGTAACACTGTATACAgtattatttatcaagaaaCACCGCAAAAAGTATTTAGTATAGCTGGTTCATCAAATAACCTTGATATTtgtacgaattttaattatcgtgaattaatattaaagttcgcataa
- the LOC107997302 gene encoding uncharacterized protein LOC107997302 isoform X2, with protein sequence MNINVLECNGWFTRDLKRRHSWSSEIDYQPAETEAVATPGGDPAAPSSDDEDRVSYKEHGCSVQTVDLVADCPLQVVTPSSRSPSPPRSPTPATPSTPLAPPRSMGQRPSTLLRPKISLTWVLRGQQQPASSNSHSTTNGNAGGNGDREGLSRDGKERSSKRSVKSVKEKDNGKENVETEKREKKVLHRIEKIEKTEKVEVQEKSISKEVLVNERSLDSPLEKQSEKEFSGLKEAKEKEKVKRAVSEPSLVSRESTSTPSGREKHRHRRTKRSHKPRPPSRFGYEIADLDAYLTKASIEKPANIPVVLSFPSVLYQTQGGTQDEMALPLGTVVNAVFKNQTWLYVQTPHGQEGYVGYAACLPLGILPQPTRGPCWEDSTDVFPRPLGNMTDTEKLRDTRSECGARGRNPRVRRSSRDAVSACGERSVDRLYLRAAANARTKGSRHTLLVIRSDYEGQGGNALSVSKGDVVALLSDHVSDWFWVRSRDGREGFIPAVIAGHGFL encoded by the exons GGGATCTGAAGAGGCGACACTCGTGGAGCAGTGAGATCGACTACCAGCCGGCGGAAACGGAAGCCGTAGCGACACCGGGAGGAGATCCCGCTGCCCCGTCCTCGGACGACGAGGACAGAGTCTCGTACAAG GAACATGGGTGTTCGGTGCAGACGGTGGACCTGGTGGCGGACTGTCCTTTGCAGGTAGTGACGCCTTCGTCGAGGTCGCCGTCACCGCCCAGATCGCCGACACCCGCGACGCCCTCGACACCCCTCGCACCCCCCAGGAGCATGGGTCAACGGCCAAGCACCCTGTTGCGCCCCAAAATCTCTTTGACCTGGGTCCTTCGTGGGCAACAGCAACCTGCATCCAGCAACAGTCATTCGACCACCAATGGGAATGCag GTGGGAACGGCGATCGAGAGGGCTTGTCACGAGATGGTAAAGAAAGATCCTCGAAGAGGAGTGTGAAAAGTGTGAAGGAAAAAGACAACGGTAAGGAGAATGTCGAAACAGAAAAACGAGAGAAGAAGGTTCTGCATAGAATAGAGAAAATCGAAAAGACGGAGAAGGTAGAAGTTCAGGAAaag TCAATTAGCAAAGAAGTACTGGTCAATGAAAGATCGCTGGACAGTCCTCTAGAGAAACAatctgaaaaagaattttcaggGCTAAAGGAggcgaaggagaaagagaaagttaAGAGGGCAGTGTCCGAGCCGTCTCTTGTGTCACGTGAGTCAACGTCCACGCCTAGTGGTCGGGAGAAGCACAGACATCGAAGAACCAAACGATCCCACAAACCCAGACCGCCAAGTAGATTTGGTTATGAAATTGCAGATCTTGATGCATACCTTACCAAA gcCTCGATAGAAAAACCTGCAAACATTCCTGTTGTTCTTTCGTTTCCATCTGTCCTGTATCAAACCCAAGGTGGTACTCAAGACGAGATGGCTCTCCCTCTTGGTACAGTTGTGAATGCTGTATTCAAGAATCAAACTTGGTTATACGTTCAAACTCCACATGGTCAAGAAGGGTACGTCGGGTATGCAGCTTGCTTACCATTAGGAATATTACCACAACCAACAAGAGGACCATGTTGGGAAGATTCTACAGACGTATTTCCTCGTCCCTTAG GAAACATGACCGATACGGAAAAACTAAGGGATACTAGGTCAGAATGTGGTGCTCGAGGTAGAAATCCAAGAGTAAGACGTAGTTCTAGAGACGCAGTATCAGCCTGCGGGGAACGTAGTGTTGATAGATTGTATCTCAGAGCCGCAGCGAATGCTAGAACCAAAGGATCTCGACATACTTTACTCGTTATACGTAGCGATTATGAAGGTCAAGGTGGAAACGCTCTTAGTGTTTCCAAAGGCGATGTCGTTGCGTTACTTAGCGATCATGTTAGTGATTGGTTCTGGGTTCGTTCGCGAGATGGTAGAGAGGGCTTTATACCTGCAGTGATTGCAGGTCATGGCTTTCTGTga
- the LOC107997302 gene encoding uncharacterized protein LOC107997302 isoform X3 — protein sequence MFARLCRQVPNGDLKRRHSWSSEIDYQPAETEAVATPGGDPAAPSSDDEDRVSYKEHGCSVQTVDLVADCPLQVVTPSSRSPSPPRSPTPATPSTPLAPPRSMGQRPSTLLRPKISLTWVLRGQQQPASSNSHSTTNGNAGGNGDREGLSRDGKERSSKRSVKSVKEKDNGKENVETEKREKKVLHRIEKIEKTEKVEVQEKSISKEVLVNERSLDSPLEKQSEKEFSGLKEAKEKEKVKRAVSEPSLVSRESTSTPSGREKHRHRRTKRSHKPRPPSRFGYEIADLDAYLTKASIEKPANIPVVLSFPSVLYQTQGGTQDEMALPLGTVVNAVFKNQTWLYVQTPHGQEGYVGYAACLPLGILPQPTRGPCWEDSTDVFPRPLGNMTDTEKLRDTRSECGARGRNPRVRRSSRDAVSACGERSVDRLYLRAAANARTKGSRHTLLVIRSDYEGQGGNALSVSKGDVVALLSDHVSDWFWVRSRDGREGFIPAVIAGHGFL from the exons GGGATCTGAAGAGGCGACACTCGTGGAGCAGTGAGATCGACTACCAGCCGGCGGAAACGGAAGCCGTAGCGACACCGGGAGGAGATCCCGCTGCCCCGTCCTCGGACGACGAGGACAGAGTCTCGTACAAG GAACATGGGTGTTCGGTGCAGACGGTGGACCTGGTGGCGGACTGTCCTTTGCAGGTAGTGACGCCTTCGTCGAGGTCGCCGTCACCGCCCAGATCGCCGACACCCGCGACGCCCTCGACACCCCTCGCACCCCCCAGGAGCATGGGTCAACGGCCAAGCACCCTGTTGCGCCCCAAAATCTCTTTGACCTGGGTCCTTCGTGGGCAACAGCAACCTGCATCCAGCAACAGTCATTCGACCACCAATGGGAATGCag GTGGGAACGGCGATCGAGAGGGCTTGTCACGAGATGGTAAAGAAAGATCCTCGAAGAGGAGTGTGAAAAGTGTGAAGGAAAAAGACAACGGTAAGGAGAATGTCGAAACAGAAAAACGAGAGAAGAAGGTTCTGCATAGAATAGAGAAAATCGAAAAGACGGAGAAGGTAGAAGTTCAGGAAaag TCAATTAGCAAAGAAGTACTGGTCAATGAAAGATCGCTGGACAGTCCTCTAGAGAAACAatctgaaaaagaattttcaggGCTAAAGGAggcgaaggagaaagagaaagttaAGAGGGCAGTGTCCGAGCCGTCTCTTGTGTCACGTGAGTCAACGTCCACGCCTAGTGGTCGGGAGAAGCACAGACATCGAAGAACCAAACGATCCCACAAACCCAGACCGCCAAGTAGATTTGGTTATGAAATTGCAGATCTTGATGCATACCTTACCAAA gcCTCGATAGAAAAACCTGCAAACATTCCTGTTGTTCTTTCGTTTCCATCTGTCCTGTATCAAACCCAAGGTGGTACTCAAGACGAGATGGCTCTCCCTCTTGGTACAGTTGTGAATGCTGTATTCAAGAATCAAACTTGGTTATACGTTCAAACTCCACATGGTCAAGAAGGGTACGTCGGGTATGCAGCTTGCTTACCATTAGGAATATTACCACAACCAACAAGAGGACCATGTTGGGAAGATTCTACAGACGTATTTCCTCGTCCCTTAG GAAACATGACCGATACGGAAAAACTAAGGGATACTAGGTCAGAATGTGGTGCTCGAGGTAGAAATCCAAGAGTAAGACGTAGTTCTAGAGACGCAGTATCAGCCTGCGGGGAACGTAGTGTTGATAGATTGTATCTCAGAGCCGCAGCGAATGCTAGAACCAAAGGATCTCGACATACTTTACTCGTTATACGTAGCGATTATGAAGGTCAAGGTGGAAACGCTCTTAGTGTTTCCAAAGGCGATGTCGTTGCGTTACTTAGCGATCATGTTAGTGATTGGTTCTGGGTTCGTTCGCGAGATGGTAGAGAGGGCTTTATACCTGCAGTGATTGCAGGTCATGGCTTTCTGTga
- the LOC133665792 gene encoding nuA4 complex subunit EAF3 homolog isoform X1 codes for MAQRSITSFFSTVNSKDKIESNNASKINSTDRNSPKNGKRKRNNSKSSDSISPSPIKKSESSLKQKSTPKIKLLSNETSIENEKKKTKTPTSSKKKKKIEKLAKTPKKTNIKKILKDTINVKEKKENELIVKNKIESSPEFKSSEIYWKNMIIK; via the exons ATGGCCCAACGTAGTATAAC ATCGTTTTTCTCAACAGTGAattcgaaagataaaattgaatccaACAATGCAAG TAAAATTAACAGCACGGATCGAAACAGTCCAAAAAATggcaaaagaaagagaaataatagtaaaagtaGTGACAGTATcag TCCTTCTCCTATCAAAAAATCAGAAAGTTccttaaaacaaaaatcaacaCCAAAAATTAAGCTATTATCTAATGAAACAtctatagaaaatgaaaagaaaaaaactaaaacacCAACTagttctaaaaagaaaaaaaaaattgaaaaattagcgAAAACTcctaaaaaaactaatataaaaaagatactgaaagatacaataaatgtaaaagaaaaaaaagaaaatgagttgattgtaaaaaataaaatagaatcaagTCCTGAATTTAAATCTTCAGAAATTTATTGGaagaatatgataataaaataa
- the LOC107997301 gene encoding DNA ligase 1: MFSRIILNVSLNLFKNNYSHMIYINEHFKLYNISFSIVNNIVNCAHANSKINSTDRNSPENGKRKRNNSESSDSISPSPIKKSESSLKQKSTPKIKLLSNETSIENEKKKTKTPTSSKKKKKIEELAKKTPKTPKKTNIKKILKDTINVKEKKENELIVKNKIESSPEFKSSESLLEEYDNEINLRNPKEKINKKKSTSIKEDKIKSNFEIESSKSSSEKSNSEKNLKKTEKKVVKKRSRIIAPVDDSSDEEECIPLPESPKKINLNEKEKNPVSEEEKSNKNIIDSTKNNKKEKEKNIEITEKSAKLHNFFAAKQKEGTKNGKDDKKKSSNYSYDPSISNYNPIDDACWKHNEKVPYIALTCTLELIENTSARLKIIEILSNYFRSVIVLSSDDLLSSIYLCLNQLAPAYEGIELGVAETNLMKAIAQCTGRTLAQIKTDVQEVGDLGIVAEGSRSNQRTMFQPAPLTVSSVYTRLKEIAQMTGSASVTKKLDKIQSLFVACRFTEARYLIRSLAGKLRIGLAEQSVLQALALACTMTPPKPTFPPEILDASKKMSNDTFKQKYDETALILKTTYCECPNYDKIIPVLLKEGIKELPNKCKITPGIPMKPMLAHPTKGVQEVLTRFDGLKFTCEWKYDGERAQIHFAEDGKISIYSRNQENNTSKYPDIIGRFKNTQGENVKSCILDCEAVAWDNDKKQILPFQILSTRKRKDANESDIKVQVCVFMFDLLYLNGEPLVQQPFIKRRELLKENFKEIIGEWKFATSLDTSTMEQVQDFLDESVKGNCEGLMVKTLEEEATYEIAKRSRNWLKLKKDYLDGIGDTLDVVVIGGYIGKGKRTGTYGGFLLACYDQENEEYQSICKIGTGFSEEDLQKHTEFFKEYIISQTKSYYRYDSSLKPDHWFEPIQVWEIKCADLSLSPVHKAAIGIVDPEKGISLRFPRFVRIRDDKNSDNATSAQQVASMYNNQEQIKNQTSTKITEEDFY, translated from the exons ATGTTTAGTCGAATTATATTGAATGTGAgcctaaatttatttaaaaataattattcacatatgatatatataaatgaacattttaaattgtataatatttctttttcgattgtaaataatattgttaattgcgCACATGCTAATAGTAAAATTAACAGCACGGATCGAAACAGTCCAGAAAATggcaaaagaaagagaaataatagtGAAAGTAGTGACAGTATcag TCCTTCTCCTATCAAAAAATCAGAAAGTTccttaaaacaaaaatcaacaCCAAAAATTAAGCTATTATCTAATGAAACAtctatagaaaatgaaaagaaaaaaactaaaacacCAACTagttctaaaaagaaaaaaaaaattgaagaattagcGAAAAAAACTCCTAAAACTcctaaaaaaactaatataaaaaagatactgaaagatacaataaatgtaaaagaaaagaaagaaaatgagttgattgtaaaaaataaaatagaatcaagTCCTGAATTTAAATCTTCAGAATCTTTATTGGAAGaatatgataatgaaataaatttaagaaatcctaaggaaaaaattaacaaaaaaaagtcaacatcaattaaagaagataaaataaaatcaaattttgaaattgaatcttCAAAGTCTTCATCTGAAAAATCTAAtagtgaaaaaaatctaaaaaagacagagaaaaaagttgttaaaaaaagatcaagaaTAATAGCTCCTGTTGATGATTCTAGTGATGAAGAGGAATGTATTCCG TTGCCAGAAAgtcctaaaaaaattaatcttaatgagaaagaaaaaaatcctgttagtgaagaagaaaaatctaacaaaaatattatagatagtacaaaaaataataaaaaagaaaaagaaaaaaatatagaaattacagAAAAGTCTGCTAaacttcataatttttttg ctgcaaaacaaaaagaaggaacaaaaaatggtaaagatgataaaaaaaaatcctccaATTACTCTTATGATCCtagtatttcaaattataatccaATAGATGATGCATGTTGGAAACATAATGAAAA agtACCGTACATTGCACTCACATGCACATTGGAACTAATTGAAAATACCAGtgctcgattaaaaataatagaaatattatcaaattattttcggtCTGTTATAGTTTTAAGTTCAGATGATTTACTTTCAAGTATATACTTATGTTTGAATCAATTAGCACCTGCTTATGaag gaatTGAATTGGGAGTAGCAGAAACAAATCTGATGAAAGCTATAGCACAATGTACTGGCAGAACTTTAGCACAAATTAAAACAGATGTCCAAGAAGTTGGAGATTTGGGCATTGTGGCAGAAGGAAGTCGTTCCAATCAAAGAACGATGTTTCAACCTGCTCCATTAACAGTATCAAGTGTATATACTAGATTGAAAGAAATTGCTCAAATGACTGGTTCTGCA tcTGTAActaaaaaattggataaaatcCAATCACTTTTTGTAGCATGTCGTTTTACTGAAGCGAGATATTTGATTCGATCCTTAGCTGGTAAACTTCGAATTGGTTTAGCAGAACAATCTGTATtacaa GCTTTGGCATTAGCGTGTACTATGACACCACCAAAACCAACTTTTCCGCCTGAAATTTTAGATGCGAGTAAGAAAATGTCAAATGAtacttttaaacaaaaatatgatgaaaCTGCACTTATCCTTAAAACAACATATtg TGAATGCccaaattatgataaaataattcctgttttattaaaagaaggaattaaagaattaccaaataaatgtaaaattacacCTGGAATACCTATGAAACCAATGCTGGCTCATCCTACTAAAGGTGTGCAAGAAGTATTAACACGTTTTGATGGTCTGAAATTTACATGCGAATGGAAATACGATGGAGAAAGAGCTCAA atTCATTTTGCTGAGGATGGTAAAATTAGCATTTATAGTAGgaatcaagaaaataatactAGCAAGTATCCCGATATTATAGGACGATTTAAAAACACTCAAGgtgaaaatgttaaaagttGTATCCTTGATTGTGAAGCAGTAGCTTGGGATAATgataagaaacaaattttaccTTTTCAAATACTTAGTACAAGAAAACGCAag gATGCAAACGAATCAGATATTAAGGTTCAAGTGTGTGTATTCATGTTTGATCTATTATACTTGAATGGAGAACCATTGGTGCAACAACCATTCATAAAACGTcgtgaattattaaaagagaatttcaaagaaataattggaGAATGGAAATTTGCAACTAGTTTAGATACTTCAACTATGGAACAAGTACAAGATTTCTTAGATGAATCAGTAAAag gcAATTGTGAAGGTCTCATGGTGAAGACCTTAGAAGAAGAAGCAACATATGAGATTGCTAAACGTTCTCGCAATtggttaaaattgaaaaaagattatttagatGGTATAGGCGATACATTGGACGTAGTAGTCATTGGTGGTTATatagggaaaggaaaaagaacaGGAACTTATGGAGGATTTCTTTTGGCTTGTTATGatcaagaaaatgaagaatatcAAAGCATTTGTAAA ATTGGTACTGGATTCAGTGAAGAGGATCTTCAAAAACACactgaattttttaaagaatatataatatcgcaAACTAAATCATATTATCGTTACGATTCATCTCTTAAACCAGATCATTGGTTTGAACCTATCCAAGTCTGGGAAATTAAATGTGCAGATCTATCTTTATCGCCTGTTCATAAAGCAGCTATTGGTATTGTTGATCCAGAGAAAGGTATATCTTTACGATTTCCACGATTTGTTCGTATTCGTGATGATAAAAATAGCGATAATGCTACATCTGCACAACAAGTTGCAAGTATGTACAACAATCAAGaacaaatcaaaaatcaaacatCAACAAAAATAACTGAAGAAGACTTTTACTGA
- the LOC107997302 gene encoding uncharacterized protein LOC107997302 isoform X1: MIRSYDSSCAVLSYRRRSTWPSLINRSDYRLNVNEFPRDRRRGWIVVDHRSKRTGAGDLKRRHSWSSEIDYQPAETEAVATPGGDPAAPSSDDEDRVSYKEHGCSVQTVDLVADCPLQVVTPSSRSPSPPRSPTPATPSTPLAPPRSMGQRPSTLLRPKISLTWVLRGQQQPASSNSHSTTNGNAGGNGDREGLSRDGKERSSKRSVKSVKEKDNGKENVETEKREKKVLHRIEKIEKTEKVEVQEKSISKEVLVNERSLDSPLEKQSEKEFSGLKEAKEKEKVKRAVSEPSLVSRESTSTPSGREKHRHRRTKRSHKPRPPSRFGYEIADLDAYLTKASIEKPANIPVVLSFPSVLYQTQGGTQDEMALPLGTVVNAVFKNQTWLYVQTPHGQEGYVGYAACLPLGILPQPTRGPCWEDSTDVFPRPLGNMTDTEKLRDTRSECGARGRNPRVRRSSRDAVSACGERSVDRLYLRAAANARTKGSRHTLLVIRSDYEGQGGNALSVSKGDVVALLSDHVSDWFWVRSRDGREGFIPAVIAGHGFL; encoded by the exons ATGATAAGATCGTACGATTCCTCGTGCGCTGTGTTATCGTACCGCCGCCGCAGTACCTGGCCATCGTTAATCAATCGGTCTGATTACCGGTTAAATGTTAATGAGTTTCCGCGAGATCGTCGCCGCGGATGGATCGTCGTCGATCATCGGAGTAAAAGAACTGGCGCAG GGGATCTGAAGAGGCGACACTCGTGGAGCAGTGAGATCGACTACCAGCCGGCGGAAACGGAAGCCGTAGCGACACCGGGAGGAGATCCCGCTGCCCCGTCCTCGGACGACGAGGACAGAGTCTCGTACAAG GAACATGGGTGTTCGGTGCAGACGGTGGACCTGGTGGCGGACTGTCCTTTGCAGGTAGTGACGCCTTCGTCGAGGTCGCCGTCACCGCCCAGATCGCCGACACCCGCGACGCCCTCGACACCCCTCGCACCCCCCAGGAGCATGGGTCAACGGCCAAGCACCCTGTTGCGCCCCAAAATCTCTTTGACCTGGGTCCTTCGTGGGCAACAGCAACCTGCATCCAGCAACAGTCATTCGACCACCAATGGGAATGCag GTGGGAACGGCGATCGAGAGGGCTTGTCACGAGATGGTAAAGAAAGATCCTCGAAGAGGAGTGTGAAAAGTGTGAAGGAAAAAGACAACGGTAAGGAGAATGTCGAAACAGAAAAACGAGAGAAGAAGGTTCTGCATAGAATAGAGAAAATCGAAAAGACGGAGAAGGTAGAAGTTCAGGAAaag TCAATTAGCAAAGAAGTACTGGTCAATGAAAGATCGCTGGACAGTCCTCTAGAGAAACAatctgaaaaagaattttcaggGCTAAAGGAggcgaaggagaaagagaaagttaAGAGGGCAGTGTCCGAGCCGTCTCTTGTGTCACGTGAGTCAACGTCCACGCCTAGTGGTCGGGAGAAGCACAGACATCGAAGAACCAAACGATCCCACAAACCCAGACCGCCAAGTAGATTTGGTTATGAAATTGCAGATCTTGATGCATACCTTACCAAA gcCTCGATAGAAAAACCTGCAAACATTCCTGTTGTTCTTTCGTTTCCATCTGTCCTGTATCAAACCCAAGGTGGTACTCAAGACGAGATGGCTCTCCCTCTTGGTACAGTTGTGAATGCTGTATTCAAGAATCAAACTTGGTTATACGTTCAAACTCCACATGGTCAAGAAGGGTACGTCGGGTATGCAGCTTGCTTACCATTAGGAATATTACCACAACCAACAAGAGGACCATGTTGGGAAGATTCTACAGACGTATTTCCTCGTCCCTTAG GAAACATGACCGATACGGAAAAACTAAGGGATACTAGGTCAGAATGTGGTGCTCGAGGTAGAAATCCAAGAGTAAGACGTAGTTCTAGAGACGCAGTATCAGCCTGCGGGGAACGTAGTGTTGATAGATTGTATCTCAGAGCCGCAGCGAATGCTAGAACCAAAGGATCTCGACATACTTTACTCGTTATACGTAGCGATTATGAAGGTCAAGGTGGAAACGCTCTTAGTGTTTCCAAAGGCGATGTCGTTGCGTTACTTAGCGATCATGTTAGTGATTGGTTCTGGGTTCGTTCGCGAGATGGTAGAGAGGGCTTTATACCTGCAGTGATTGCAGGTCATGGCTTTCTGTga